The Priestia aryabhattai genome includes the window GTTACATGTTTCTTTCCAGTAGTTAAACCACTCTAATTCAGTACCAGGTTTACAGAAGAATTCAAGTTCCATTTGTTCAAATTCACGCGTACGGAATGTGAAGTTACCAGGCGTAATTTCGTTACGGAAGCTTTTACCCACTTGGCCGATACCGAATGGCAGCTTTTTACGCATTGAGCGCTGAACGTTTTTGAAGTTTACGAAAATACCTTGAGCTGTTTCAGGACGAAGGTAAATTTCATTTGTTGATGTTTCTGTTACACCTTGGTGAGTTTTGAACATTAAGTTAAATTGACGAATTTCAGTGAAGTTAGCTGAACCACACTCAGGACATGTAATTTCGTGTTCTTTAATTAAGTCAGCCATCGCATCAAATGAAAGGCCGTCTACGATCATTTCAATGCCTTTTTCTTGAAGTTTTTCTTCAATCAACTTATCGGCACGGTGACGAGCTTTACAATCCTTACAGTCGATCATTGGGTCATTAAAGTTTCCTAAGTGACCAGAAGCTTCCCATGTTTTTGGATTCATTAAAATCGCAGCGTCTAAGCCAACGTTGTATGGAGATTCTTGAATAAATTTTTTCCACCATGCTTTTTTAATATTGTTTTTTAATTCTACGCCAAGCGGGCCGTAATCCCATGTATTTGCAAGACCGCCGTAAATTTCAGAACCTTGAAATACAAAACCGCGATGTTTAGCGTGAGATACGATTTGATCCATTGTTTTTGACATTCTAATTCCTCCTGTAAATGGTAGTGATTCAAGCGAAACAAAAAGAGCGGGTACAAAAAAACTCTCGTCCCTGGGCATATCAACAATATGCCCAGGGACGAGAGTTTTTCCCGCGGTTCCACCCTGGTTGATACAAAATGTATCCACCTTCGTCTGTATATACTCCAGATTGCCTTTTCCTTAAATCATTCTCTAGGCTCCCACCGTCCCTAGTTCGCTTTGTGAAGAGGATTTAAGTACTATTGATCCTTCAGCGTATATCATATAAATTTTAGTAGCTATATATTAGCATATCCTATGCAGAGAAACAATAACCTTGTGCAAAATGGGCTTTATTTGTGATGTTTTTTCCGGAATTCAAGGATAAAATAGTATCTTTCGTACATATTTTTTGAAAACAAAAAACGTAATGAAAAGTTGGGTTTTCCTTTCATTTCACCCTCTTAGTTTTGTTATAATGAACAAATGGACGAGCGCGAACTTTTAAGTGTAAAGAAATGGAGGAACACGTATGTATGATATTAAAGAGTGGAGACATGTCTTTAAATTAGATCCCAATAAAGAGATTTCAGATGCAGATTTAGAAAAAATTTGCGAGTCAGGCACGGATGCGGTTCTTGTAGGAGGGTCTGACGGAGTGACTCTAGACAATGTGCTGCAGCTGTTAATGCGTATTCGCCGCTACACCGTGCCATGTGCGCTAGAAGTATCAACAATTGACTCTGTAACACCTGGTTTTGATTCTTACTTTATTCCTACTGTTTTAAACAGCAAAGACCCAAAATGGATTGTTGATTTACATCATGCGGCGATGAAGGAATACGGAGAGATCATGGACTGGGATGAAATTTTTGTAGAAGGATACTGCGTCCTTAACCCGGAAGCAAAAGTAGCTGCGCTAACGGAAGCGAAAACTGATTTGAACGCAGAAGACGTTGTAGCGTATGCTCGTATGGCTGAACGCATGTTTCATTTGCCCGTTTTCTATCTAGAATACAGCGGAACGTATGGAGATCCTGCATTAGTGACAGAAGTGAAAAATTCGCTAAATGAGACGAAGTTATTTTACGGCGGGGGTATTGTGACAAAAGAGCAAGCGAGTGAGATGGGAGAGCTAGCGGATACGGTTATCGTAGGAAATGTTATTTATACGAATTTATCTGAAGCGTTAAAAACTGTACAAGCGGTAAAAAAGAATATTGCACAGTGAAAAATAAATGAAGTAGAATAGAGAATATATGTTCGATATAGGCGGTGAAAACGTGAATTTTTTAAGTGAAAAATTATTAACAGGACTAAACCCTCAGCAGCAAGAGGCAGTTAAAACAACAGACGGACCATTATTACTTATGGCCGGTGCAGGAAGTGGAAAAACACGTGTATTAACGCACCGAATTGCGTTTTTAATGGCGGAAAAAGAAGTTGCGCCTTGGAGTATTTTGGCGATTACCTTTACAAACAAAGCAGCTCGTGAGATGAGAGAGCGTGTGGCAAGTATCGTTGGTGGAGTAGCGGAAGATATTTGGATTTCAACGTTCCACTCGATGTGCGTGCGTATTTTAAGAAGAGACATTGATCGTATTGGCTTTAATCGTAACTTTACGATTTTAGATTCAACGGATCAGCTGTCCGTTATTAAAAACATTTTAAAAGATCAAAACATCGATCCAAAAAAATTCGATCCGCGCTCGTTATTAGGAAGCATTAGTTCAGCTAAAAATGAACTGAAAGTAGCAGAAGAATTTGATAAAACAGCAGCGGGACCATATGAAGAAGTTGTAAGTAAAGTCTACAAAGAGTATGAAAAACGTTTAAAGAAAAACCAAGCGCTCGATTTTGATGATTTGATTATGACAACGATTCAGTTATTTAAACGAGTTCCTGAAGTGTTAACTTACTATCAGCGCAAGTTTCAATATATTCATGTGGATGAGTATCAAGATACAAACCATGCACAATATATGCTGGTTCGCTTGCTAGCTGCACGGTTTGAAAATGTGTGCGTAGTAGGGGATTCAGATCAGTCTATTTACCGCTGGCGCGGGGCTGATATTACAAATATCTTGTCATTTGAAAAAGATTACCCAAAAGCCAA containing:
- a CDS encoding heptaprenylglyceryl phosphate synthase is translated as MYDIKEWRHVFKLDPNKEISDADLEKICESGTDAVLVGGSDGVTLDNVLQLLMRIRRYTVPCALEVSTIDSVTPGFDSYFIPTVLNSKDPKWIVDLHHAAMKEYGEIMDWDEIFVEGYCVLNPEAKVAALTEAKTDLNAEDVVAYARMAERMFHLPVFYLEYSGTYGDPALVTEVKNSLNETKLFYGGGIVTKEQASEMGELADTVIVGNVIYTNLSEALKTVQAVKKNIAQ
- a CDS encoding glycine--tRNA ligase, translated to MSKTMDQIVSHAKHRGFVFQGSEIYGGLANTWDYGPLGVELKNNIKKAWWKKFIQESPYNVGLDAAILMNPKTWEASGHLGNFNDPMIDCKDCKARHRADKLIEEKLQEKGIEMIVDGLSFDAMADLIKEHEITCPECGSANFTEIRQFNLMFKTHQGVTETSTNEIYLRPETAQGIFVNFKNVQRSMRKKLPFGIGQVGKSFRNEITPGNFTFRTREFEQMELEFFCKPGTELEWFNYWKETCNKWLLSLGMKEENVRLRDHDDDELSHYSNATTDFEYKFPFGWGELWGVASRTDYDLKQHMEHSGEDFQYVDQETNERYVPYCIEPSLGADRVTLAYMIDAYEEETLEDGSSRTVMQLHPALAPFKAAVLPLSKKLSNEARAVFEDLAKYFMIDYDDAGSIGKRYRRHDEIGTPFCITFDFDSLEDNQVTIRNRDTMEQKRVAISDLKNIIEEATQF